A part of Gossypium hirsutum isolate 1008001.06 chromosome A07, Gossypium_hirsutum_v2.1, whole genome shotgun sequence genomic DNA contains:
- the LOC107955249 gene encoding protein WHAT'S THIS FACTOR 1 homolog, chloroplastic, translated as MIIPGILFKSQTSFPSIFNLKHNFKSFLNPKFTLQFNPISSLKVVWRKDWTLDKAIENDKRYKLCARVVKEVLNEPGQAIPLRYLDKSRERLRLNVRVKTFINNNPGLFDTYYDRIRPKSDLVPFLRPSNRLRNFLEEEKRIYDENEDLVVSKLCKLLMMSRYKVISVDKLVHAKREFGLPNDFLVNLVPKYSNYFRLTGSPGEGQSFLELVEWNPEFAKSVIEQRAEEESHLTGIRVRPNFNYKLPPGFSLRKEMREWVRDWLELDYISPYEDVSHLDQASREMEKRMVAVLHELLSLSLLKRVPVPILGKFTNDYRFSNAFSSAFTRHSGIFYMSLKGGIKTAVLREAYKGDELIDKDPLLGIKDKFVELLEEGWRERAKMLRVRREQVKKDMEMMAAKNGELSEQSCEEAEL; from the coding sequence ATGATTATTCCAGGTATTCTCTTCAAATCCCAAACCAGTTTTCCTTCCATTTTCAACCTTAAGCATAACTTCAAATCTTTCTTAAACCCTAAGTTCACCCTCCAATTTAACCCCATTTCAAGCCTCAAAGTTGTTTGGAGAAAAGATTGGACATTAGATAAAGCAATTGAAAACGATAAACGATACAAGCTCTGTGCCCGGGTCGTCAAGGAAGTCCTAAACGAACCGGGTCAAGCCATCCCACTCCGCTACTTAGACAAAAGCCGGGAGAGGTTACGCCTTAATGTCAGAGTTAAAACCTTCATTAACAATAACCCGGGTCTTTTCGATACATACTATGATCGGATTAGACCAAAATCCGATCTTGTCCCGTTTTTGCGGCCTAGTAATAGGCTGAGGAATTTCCTAGAAGAAGAAAAACGGATTTATGATGAAAATGAGGACTTGGTTGTTTCTAAGCTTTGTAAGTTGTTGATGATGTCTAGATATAAGGTGATTAGTGTGGATAAATTGGTTCATGCGAAGAGGGAATTTGGTTTGCCAAATGATTTTTTGGTTAACTTAGTGCCCAAGTATTCGAATTACTTTAGGTTAACAGGGTCCCCTGGAGAGGGGCAATCGTTTCTGGAATTGGTTGAGTGGAATCCTGAGTTCGCTAAATCTGTTATCGAGCAAAGAGCAGAAGAGGAATCCCACTTAACAGGGATTCGAgttaggccgaattttaactaTAAGTTACCACCGGGGTTTTCTCTTAGGAAAGAAATGAGAGAATGGGTTAGGGATTGGTTGGAGTTAGATTATATTTCTCCATATGAGGATGTGTCACATTTGGACCAAGCCTCACGAGAAATGGAGAAGAGGATGGTGGCAGTTTTGCATGAGCTGCTTTCCCTGTCATTGTTGAAGCGGGTTCCGGTGCCGATATTGGGGAAGTTTACCAATGACTACAGGTTTTCGAATGCTTTTTCTAGTGCATTCACGAGGCATTCAGGGATATTCTATATGTCACTAAAAGGTGGGATCAAGACTGCAGTGCTGAGAGAGGCATATAAGGGTGATGAGTTGATTGATAAAGATCCGTTACTTGGTATAAAGGATAAGTTTGTTGAGTTGCTGGAGGAAGGATGGAGGGAGAGAGCCAAGATGTTGAGGGTGCGAAGAGAACAAGTTAAGAAGGATATGGAAATGATGGCAGCAAAGAATGGGGAATTGAGTGAACAAAGTTGTGAAGAGGCAGAGCTCTGA
- the LOC107956305 gene encoding uncharacterized protein produces the protein MRDDTRTTSNEVVYRVIMDTEYILVAVNYVSKWVEAKAYPTNDAKVELANHEIKGIIENVVQPNRKDWSQRLDDALWAYQTTFKTPLGRTLYRLVFGKACHLPLELENKPHWALKQLNLDIKQVGERRMLQLDELKELRLFSYNDAKMYKEKTKR, from the exons ATGAGGGACGATACTAGGACTACGTCGAACGAAGTGGTGTATCGGGTTATTATGGATACAGA GTACATCCTAGTGGCTGTTAACTATGTatccaaatgggtggaagctaaGGCATACccaacaaatgatgctaag GTTGAGCTTGCAAACCACGAGATCAAAGGAATCATTGAGAATGTGGTTCAGcctaatagaaaagattggtccCAAAGGCTTGATGATGCTCTATGGGCCTATCAGACAACTTTCAAGACACCGTTAGGAAGGACTCTttatcggttagtctttggaaaggcatgtcactTGCCGCTTGAGTTGGAAAATAAACCTCACTGGGCTTTGAAACAATTAAACTTGGATATAAAGCAAGTCGGTGAGAGAAgaatgttacaacttgatgagttgaaGGAATTGAGATTGTTTTCGTACAATGATGCCAAGATGTATAAAGAAAAGACTAAGAGATAG